Proteins encoded together in one Perognathus longimembris pacificus isolate PPM17 unplaced genomic scaffold, ASM2315922v1 HiC_scaffold_773, whole genome shotgun sequence window:
- the LOC125345630 gene encoding endogenous retrovirus group K member 8 Gag polyprotein-like, whose translation MVKSSGQRISDPTIKRIWEKLTQAIPWLVKANPLSWETWDQLGRELDGKEEEIGEDLPLVIFPIITSLKDWLSTGEIPLGQAGAAEENPGEEGGDPPADLQEEGLTPLPDGPAEELQADLDRGLNLRDPGPDAALPRHAAREGGSRQPLPSPPPTPSKQVALSTRWPATLSSRSPPALPYPQLEQPLPDFAPGIETVDFDVASITAGWEPEEVKEFRDLRKTVTEKGPNSPWAHALLRGLSNRFSNAQTWRRVGQTVLDRKDYKRWCAAFRNACSDQAEKFLANIPPIPVTFEMMYGPPNPHVTDFPQMSLPPAYRRRVWALGMWAWTSLGKGPSKITTLEVIQGATEDLVSFIERVEESIQLKAPWSQIDELVRSLVWDGMAPDHKIACAGMKDKPLESWIYACRSLDTQTRRTQVLTASLNEEHASATANGAGKGRCYGCGGRGHLKRECPSGSAKPSASSGRNSGQTKLPPKTPCPRCKKGYHWQSECKSKFEAGGKPLN comes from the coding sequence ATGGTTAAAAGTAGTGGACAGCGCATCTCAGATCCTACCATCAAGCGGATCTGGGAGAAGCTGACCCAGGCCATCCCATGGTTGGTTAAGGCCAATCCGCTTTCCTGGGAAACCTGGGACCAGCTGGGGAGGGAGCTGGACggcaaggaagaggagatagGAGAGGATCTCCCTCTTGTGATTTTTCCAATTATTACCTCTCTCAAAGATTGGCTTTCTACAGGAGAGATCCCATTAGGGCAGGCGGGAGCCGCGGAGGAGAACcctggggaagaaggaggagatccCCCGGCGGACCTGCAGGAGGAGGGCCTGACGCCCCTTCCTGACGGGCCCGCGGAGGAGCTACAAGCCGATCTCGATCGTGGGCTTAATCTCCGGGACCCCGGACCAGATGCCGCACTCCCGAGACACGCggccagggaggggggcagccgGCAGCCTCTGCCGTCGccccctcctaccccctccaaaCAGGTTGCCCTGAGCACGCGATGGCCTGCCACGCTTTCATCGCGATCGCCACCAGCGTTGCCGTATCCGCAACTGGAGCAGCCGTTGCCGGACTTTGCACCAGGTATAGAGACGGTAGACTTTGATGTAGCAAGCATCACGGCTGGGTGGGAACCTGAGGAAGTCAAGGAGTTCCGAGATCTTAGAAAAACGGTCACTGAGAAGGGACCGAACTCTCCTTGGGCTCACGCCCTACTCCGGGGCCTGAGCAACCGGTTTTCCAATGCACAAACGTGGAGACGTGTAGGTCAGACTGTGCTAGACAGGAAAGATTATAAGAGGTGGTGCGCAGCTTTTAGGAATGCATGCTCTGATCAGGCTGAGAAATTTCTCGCAAACATTCCTCCAATCCCCGTCACCTTCGAGATGATGTATGGGCCCCCCAATCCACACGTTACTGACTTTCCCCAGATGTCTCTTCCCCCAGCCTACCGGAGGCGAGTGTGGGCCTTGGGGATGTGGGCATGGACATCCTTAGGGAAAGGGCCCTCAAAGATCACGACATTAGAAGTTATTCAAGGGGCAACAGAGGATCTCGTCTCATTTATTGAGAGGGTGGAGGAAAGCATTCAGTTAAAGGCTCCTTGGTCTCAGATAGATGAACTTGTTAGATCTTTGGTGTGGGACGGAATGGCCCCAGACCATAAGATAGCTTGTGCAGGTATGAAGGACAAACCCCTAGAAAGCTGGATATATGCCTGTCGGAGTCTCGATACCCAGACCCGCAGGACACAGGTGCTGACTGCCTCACTTAATGAGGAGCACGCTTCTGCAACGGCCAATGGGGCAGGCAAGGGGCGATGTTATGGGTGTGGCGGTCGTGGCCATCTCAAGAGAGAATGTCCGTCAGGCTCGGCAAAACCTAGTGCCTCGTCGGGACGAAACTCTGGCCAAACCAAGTTGCCACCCAAGACACCTTGCCCCCGATGCAAGAAAGGTTATCATTGGCAGAGCGAGTGCAAGTCCAAGTTCGAGGCTGGggggaagcctttaaactag